In Saprospiraceae bacterium, one DNA window encodes the following:
- a CDS encoding UvrD-helicase domain-containing protein → MQEVGYSYLDELNDIQRQAASCMEGPVMVIAGPGSGKTRVLTYRIAHMIHSGVAPGQILALTFTNKAAREMKDRIERVVGPKAQRVWAGTFHSLFARILRVEAHRIGYPNDFTIYDTDDTKSVITEIINQMNLDKKVYAPGIVRGRISAAKSNLITPKAYVANDELMSYDRMNRRPLIHVIYEKYAARCLRAGAMDFDDLLLQMFRLLYQNPDNIREKYQRQFQYLMVDEFQDTNYLQYEILKLLSVYPGSRNNICIVGDDAQSIYSFRGATIENILQFENDFPDLRTFKLEQNYRSTQFIVEAANEVINNNKRQIQKKIWTDRIEGHKIKVIKTMTETEEGKRVADTIIEQKNRFNLANKDFAILYRTNGQSRIFEEQLRRYNIAYRVYGGLSFYSRKEIKDLIAYMRITINDKDDEALKRAINYPRRGIGDSTVDQISQLAEDNDMSMWEVLTKIEFNNRSRKSLGEFVQLIHAFKTKVAKSNAYEIADYIYRNSGIEKLLKDDKSPEGLGRVENIVSLLDGIQEFVQDDELAAGEEGSTDRSLSAYLQTISLMTDQDQKEENPDNVTLMSVHSAKGLEFKSIFVVGLEENLFPSYMALVDSNDVDEERRLFYVAITRAEEHLCLTYANSRYQYGQMRYNDPSRFLEEISDSNLDSIISITKKPEFPEPKILGNFKPLGSKKPMLSINPDDFVAANPNDIKPGMEVIHLKFGQGKVLSVDDRLVATIIFDGLSDTPEKRIMLQFAKLQIVE, encoded by the coding sequence ATGCAAGAAGTAGGATATTCATATCTAGACGAACTCAATGATATACAACGCCAGGCAGCGTCATGTATGGAAGGACCCGTGATGGTCATTGCTGGTCCAGGGTCCGGCAAAACTCGTGTACTCACCTATAGGATAGCGCATATGATTCATTCAGGTGTCGCTCCGGGACAGATATTGGCACTCACTTTTACCAATAAGGCAGCCAGGGAGATGAAAGACCGTATAGAGCGTGTCGTTGGCCCTAAGGCACAGAGAGTCTGGGCAGGAACTTTTCACTCGCTTTTTGCGCGTATCTTGAGGGTAGAAGCACATCGTATCGGATATCCCAATGACTTCACCATCTATGATACAGATGATACTAAAAGTGTGATCACAGAGATCATCAATCAAATGAATCTCGACAAAAAAGTCTATGCTCCCGGAATAGTCCGCGGACGTATCTCAGCTGCCAAAAGTAATCTCATCACGCCCAAGGCATATGTAGCTAATGACGAACTCATGTCTTATGACAGGATGAACAGAAGACCACTGATCCATGTGATATACGAAAAGTACGCTGCAAGATGCCTGCGTGCCGGAGCGATGGATTTTGATGATTTACTGCTGCAAATGTTCAGATTGCTGTATCAGAATCCTGACAATATCCGCGAGAAATATCAACGTCAGTTTCAATACCTGATGGTGGATGAGTTTCAGGATACCAACTACCTCCAGTACGAAATACTCAAATTGCTTTCGGTATATCCGGGAAGCCGAAATAATATCTGTATCGTAGGAGATGACGCACAAAGCATTTACTCATTCAGAGGTGCCACTATAGAAAATATCCTGCAGTTTGAAAATGACTTTCCCGATCTACGCACTTTTAAGTTGGAGCAAAATTACAGATCGACCCAATTTATAGTAGAAGCTGCCAATGAAGTGATCAACAACAACAAACGCCAGATTCAAAAAAAAATTTGGACAGATCGCATCGAAGGCCACAAAATCAAAGTCATCAAAACAATGACGGAGACAGAAGAAGGAAAACGCGTAGCGGATACTATCATCGAACAAAAAAACCGGTTTAATCTGGCCAATAAAGATTTTGCCATCCTGTACCGTACCAACGGGCAGTCAAGAATTTTTGAAGAGCAACTCAGAAGATACAACATCGCTTACAGAGTATATGGTGGATTGTCCTTCTATTCCCGCAAAGAGATCAAGGATCTGATAGCCTACATGCGCATCACCATCAATGATAAAGATGATGAAGCTCTCAAAAGGGCGATCAACTACCCCAGACGTGGCATAGGAGACAGCACTGTAGATCAGATATCACAACTCGCTGAAGACAACGATATGAGTATGTGGGAAGTTCTTACCAAAATTGAATTTAACAATCGTTCCCGTAAAAGTTTAGGTGAATTTGTACAGTTGATCCATGCATTCAAAACCAAAGTAGCAAAATCCAATGCTTATGAAATAGCAGACTACATCTACCGAAACAGTGGTATAGAAAAGCTTCTGAAAGACGATAAATCGCCGGAAGGACTCGGACGGGTAGAGAATATAGTTTCACTTCTGGATGGTATTCAGGAGTTTGTGCAAGATGACGAGTTGGCAGCAGGTGAAGAAGGTTCTACTGACAGAAGCCTTTCGGCGTATCTTCAGACCATCTCTCTGATGACAGATCAGGATCAGAAAGAAGAAAATCCCGACAATGTCACCCTGATGTCTGTGCACTCAGCCAAAGGCCTTGAATTCAAATCAATATTTGTGGTCGGCTTGGAAGAAAACCTGTTTCCCAGCTACATGGCACTGGTGGATAGTAACGATGTCGATGAAGAACGTCGGCTGTTTTATGTAGCCATAACACGTGCTGAAGAACATCTTTGTCTCACGTATGCCAACAGCCGGTACCAATATGGCCAGATGCGATACAACGACCCAAGCCGCTTTCTCGAGGAGATTTCTGACAGCAACCTTGATTCTATCATATCCATTACAAAAAAACCGGAATTCCCTGAGCCAAAGATACTTGGCAATTTCAAACCATTGGGATCCAAAAAACCCATGCTTTCCATCAATCCTGATGACTTTGTGGCTGCCAATCCTAACGACATCAAGCCAGGTATGGAAGTCATCCACCTTAAATTCGGACAAGGCAAGGTACTTTCTGTGGATGACCGGCTTGTAGCGACCATCATTTTTGATGGATTGAGCGATACACCGGAGAAACGTATCATGCTCCAATTTGCCAAGCTGCAGATAGTGGAGTAA
- a CDS encoding histidine kinase: MKKYFMYAGILAVIVFLFFLGNYATSQWEENVKYRNKLGLGSVNPGDLYVVQDSLLKKSFFKIIGITTNSSYCIAYGKDTGILPSDLSQSTILLKKGLLIDEHKNRVAEVLENQDNFNDKLDFLSKNEIDFIFSSNTIHGYDNGQPEMDFIYKLNLQYYFGGPLLLIVLLLSLFIIFYLFDILTKTFISAKKYTILRLSLIIFVIMIYAFLNGNFMLYSSFYDESWIGYVYVFLSHVLVFLAFQNISGRVDRMPFEEKEITKFFSIIVLGIGFEFIFRICFDYLLLNAQNQGRYDVTSMFPVFLVVSFKFWVLIASANFFNNLVKYISSLRRKSRQLQSVTTEAGISAEALQQSEAYVNTHFLYNSLHAIAALAPVSPEKTETLALSLAKYYRYTTNRNDETWITIKEEIEALTAYLEVEKTRMGEKLSYSFDISEDAGNIQIPKFLMQPLVENALKYGYNSNTNLTKITINAITIDDKTLKLMVCDSGKPFGDSMEIGTGIRNVKDQLKRFYPDRHSISFINEPRKCVEIVLTNKNEKV, translated from the coding sequence ATGAAGAAGTATTTTATGTATGCTGGAATTTTAGCAGTCATAGTGTTTTTGTTTTTTCTCGGAAACTATGCAACTTCTCAGTGGGAAGAAAATGTAAAGTACCGGAACAAATTGGGTTTAGGTTCAGTAAATCCCGGAGATCTGTATGTAGTCCAGGATTCTCTATTAAAAAAGTCATTCTTTAAAATTATTGGCATAACAACCAACTCGTCTTATTGTATTGCATACGGAAAAGATACAGGTATTTTACCATCTGATTTAAGCCAATCGACTATTTTGCTAAAAAAAGGCTTACTGATAGATGAGCATAAAAACCGGGTAGCAGAGGTACTGGAAAATCAAGATAACTTCAATGATAAACTTGATTTTTTATCTAAAAATGAAATAGACTTCATATTTTCAAGTAATACGATACATGGCTACGATAATGGTCAACCTGAAATGGACTTTATTTACAAATTAAATCTGCAATATTACTTTGGAGGTCCTTTATTACTGATAGTTTTATTATTGAGTTTATTCATCATATTTTACCTTTTTGACATACTGACAAAGACCTTTATATCAGCAAAAAAGTATACAATTCTTCGGCTTTCTCTTATCATTTTTGTGATTATGATTTATGCGTTTTTAAATGGAAATTTCATGCTGTATTCTTCTTTTTATGATGAGTCTTGGATAGGATATGTTTATGTCTTTTTAAGTCACGTTTTGGTGTTTTTAGCATTTCAAAATATCTCCGGAAGAGTTGATAGAATGCCATTTGAAGAAAAAGAAATTACAAAGTTTTTTAGCATCATTGTATTAGGAATAGGATTCGAGTTTATTTTCAGGATTTGTTTTGATTACTTACTACTTAATGCTCAAAACCAAGGAAGATATGACGTTACTTCCATGTTTCCAGTATTTCTGGTAGTTTCTTTTAAGTTTTGGGTTTTAATAGCTTCTGCCAATTTTTTCAATAATCTGGTCAAATACATTTCTTCCCTTCGTCGCAAATCCAGACAATTACAATCCGTCACTACAGAAGCCGGGATATCCGCTGAGGCACTGCAACAATCAGAAGCCTATGTCAACACTCATTTTTTATACAATTCCCTTCATGCCATCGCAGCATTGGCACCCGTATCACCTGAAAAAACCGAAACACTCGCCCTCTCTCTGGCCAAATACTACAGATATACCACCAATAGAAATGATGAAACTTGGATTACCATCAAGGAAGAAATAGAAGCACTAACAGCATATCTTGAAGTAGAAAAGACCAGAATGGGCGAAAAACTAAGTTACTCTTTTGATATATCGGAAGATGCAGGGAATATCCAAATACCTAAATTTCTGATGCAACCATTGGTGGAAAATGCCCTAAAATATGGGTATAATTCAAATACAAATCTTACAAAAATCACTATAAATGCCATCACAATTGATGACAAAACGCTTAAATTAATGGTCTGTGATAGTGGCAAACCTTTTGGAGATAGTATGGAAATCGGTACAGGCATCAGGAATGTAAAAGATCAGTTGAAACGTTTTTATCCTGATAGGCACAGCATAAGTTTCATCAATGAGCCCAGGAAGTGTGTGGAGATAGTATTAACCAATAAAAATGAGAAAGTATGA